The following proteins come from a genomic window of Spirochaetaceae bacterium:
- a CDS encoding IMP dehydrogenase, with the protein MATIVPETSRTFSEYLLLPNLTRRDCVPANVDLRAPLTRYRPPGEPQLHLNVPMVSAMMQSVSDDTMAVALARSGGLAFIFTSQPIAAQAEMVGRVKKFKAGFVVSDTNLGPRATVRDLLELRRRTGHTTTAVTDNGTSDGRLLGILTGRDYRIGHVDPDAPVTNLMTPFDDLVYGRDGITLSEANNLIWEHRLNCLPVIDDRRHLRYLVFRKDYEQHKENPDELIDDEKRLMVGAGVNTHDYPDRVPALIDAGADVLCIDSSDGFSEFQADCLAWVREHCGDGVRVGTGNVADREGFRYLAAAGADFVKVGVGPGSICITREQKGIGRGQASAVLDVADARREWLEETGEYVPICADGGIFHDYHITLALAMGADFVMMGRYFARFDESPAPRIRMGTNFVKEYWGEGTNRARNWQRYEGPLAAGGLAFEEGVDGYVPYAGELRDNLSQTLDKLRSTMCNCGAADIESLHRTARLTVVSATSLREGGAHDVILKETEIAPGL; encoded by the coding sequence ATGGCCACGATAGTCCCCGAAACGTCGCGCACCTTCAGCGAGTACCTGCTGCTGCCCAACTTGACCCGCCGCGACTGCGTTCCCGCGAACGTCGACCTGCGCGCACCGCTCACCCGCTACCGGCCGCCCGGTGAGCCGCAACTGCACCTGAACGTGCCGATGGTATCGGCCATGATGCAGTCGGTGTCCGACGACACCATGGCCGTGGCGCTGGCGCGCAGCGGCGGGCTGGCGTTCATATTCACCTCGCAGCCGATCGCCGCGCAGGCGGAGATGGTCGGGCGGGTCAAGAAGTTCAAGGCGGGCTTCGTGGTCAGCGACACCAACCTGGGACCGCGCGCCACCGTGCGCGACCTGTTGGAGCTGCGCCGCCGCACCGGCCACACCACCACCGCGGTCACCGACAACGGCACCTCCGACGGGCGCTTGCTCGGCATCCTGACCGGGCGCGACTACCGGATCGGCCACGTGGATCCGGACGCCCCGGTAACCAACCTGATGACGCCGTTCGACGACCTCGTGTACGGACGCGACGGCATCACCCTGAGCGAGGCCAACAACCTGATCTGGGAGCACCGGTTGAATTGCCTGCCGGTGATCGACGACCGCCGGCACCTGCGCTACCTGGTGTTTCGCAAGGACTACGAGCAGCACAAGGAGAACCCGGACGAGCTGATCGACGACGAGAAGCGCCTCATGGTGGGTGCCGGAGTCAACACCCACGACTACCCGGACCGGGTGCCGGCACTGATCGACGCGGGCGCCGACGTGCTGTGCATCGACTCGTCCGACGGCTTCAGCGAGTTCCAGGCCGACTGCCTGGCCTGGGTGCGGGAGCACTGCGGCGACGGCGTGCGCGTGGGCACCGGCAACGTCGCCGACCGCGAGGGCTTCCGCTACCTGGCCGCCGCCGGCGCCGACTTCGTGAAGGTCGGCGTGGGGCCCGGCTCCATCTGCATTACCCGTGAGCAGAAGGGCATCGGACGCGGCCAGGCGAGCGCGGTCCTGGACGTGGCGGATGCGCGCCGCGAGTGGCTGGAGGAGACCGGCGAGTACGTGCCGATCTGCGCCGACGGCGGCATCTTCCACGACTACCACATCACGCTGGCGCTGGCGATGGGTGCGGACTTCGTGATGATGGGCCGCTACTTCGCCCGTTTCGACGAGAGTCCCGCTCCGCGGATTCGCATGGGCACCAACTTCGTCAAGGAGTACTGGGGCGAGGGCACCAACCGGGCGCGCAACTGGCAGCGCTACGAGGGGCCCCTCGCAGCCGGCGGGCTGGCCTTCGAAGAGGGAGTCGACGGCTACGTGCCGTACGCCGGCGAGTTGCGCGACAATCTGAGCCAGACGTTGGACAAGCTCAGGAGCACCATGTGCAATTGCGGGGCCGCCGACATCGAAAGCCTGCACCGCACCGCCCGGCTCACCGTGGTGTCCGCCACCAGCCTGCGCGAGGGCGGCGCCCACGACGTGATCCTGAAGGAAACCGAAATCGCACCCGGCCTGTAG